A stretch of Desulfovibrio subterraneus DNA encodes these proteins:
- a CDS encoding 3-deoxy-D-manno-octulosonic acid transferase codes for MTLSFSNSLLLKAYSSLWTILRPVLERNKRLRHGLPQRLVPDDWASKADVWVQAASGGEAYLSWELLRQLPEDRGFNLLLTTCTLQGMEVLERARAWCAEERPRFNVQLRYFPFDKPALMRKAVRLAAPRAVVLLETELWPGLLTACDERNVPVAVLNGRMTTRSLAGYLATPSLWKGLRPETVLAISENDARRFAALFGEQSMHVMHNMKFDRVHPADPSAPNPLQDTVIKENTSLVTLGSVRMEEEAEVQTLIRKLREARPKTSIALIPRHMERVVSWETWLRREGIPMVRRSAADGPPAPGTVILWDEFGELNHVYALSRAVFVGGSLAPLGGQNFLEPLAFGISPVIGPSYSNFAWAEGLIDEKLVHVAADTEEVFEQLLRNLKRPAPREKVQGQFADWLSQRQGGTAAAVHALLSLIQ; via the coding sequence AGCTCTCTCTGGACCATTCTGCGCCCCGTGCTCGAGCGTAACAAACGCCTGCGGCACGGACTGCCCCAGCGGCTGGTTCCCGACGACTGGGCATCCAAGGCCGACGTGTGGGTGCAGGCCGCATCGGGGGGAGAAGCCTATCTGAGCTGGGAACTGCTGCGGCAGCTGCCGGAAGACAGAGGATTCAACCTGTTGCTTACCACCTGTACGCTGCAGGGGATGGAGGTGCTGGAAAGAGCAAGGGCATGGTGCGCGGAAGAAAGACCGCGTTTCAACGTGCAGCTGCGCTATTTCCCTTTTGATAAACCGGCGCTGATGCGCAAGGCCGTGCGTCTTGCCGCCCCGCGCGCCGTGGTTTTGCTGGAAACGGAATTGTGGCCGGGCCTGCTGACGGCCTGTGATGAACGCAATGTGCCTGTGGCCGTGCTGAACGGCCGCATGACCACACGCAGCCTTGCCGGATATCTTGCCACGCCTTCGTTGTGGAAGGGGTTGCGGCCGGAGACGGTGCTTGCCATCTCAGAGAATGATGCGCGCCGGTTTGCCGCCCTGTTCGGCGAGCAGAGCATGCATGTCATGCACAACATGAAGTTCGACAGGGTGCATCCTGCTGATCCTTCTGCCCCCAATCCGCTGCAGGATACGGTAATCAAGGAGAATACTTCCCTCGTGACCCTCGGTTCCGTGCGCATGGAAGAAGAGGCAGAGGTGCAGACGCTCATCCGCAAGCTGCGTGAGGCGCGCCCCAAGACCAGCATTGCCCTTATTCCGCGCCATATGGAACGTGTGGTTTCGTGGGAGACGTGGCTGCGCCGCGAAGGAATTCCCATGGTGCGTCGCAGTGCCGCCGACGGCCCGCCCGCACCGGGAACCGTTATCCTGTGGGACGAATTCGGTGAGCTGAACCACGTGTATGCGCTTTCCCGTGCGGTGTTTGTGGGGGGCAGTCTTGCCCCGCTTGGCGGACAGAACTTCCTTGAGCCGCTGGCCTTCGGCATATCGCCGGTTATCGGTCCTTCCTACAGCAACTTTGCCTGGGCGGAAGGTCTTATTGATGAAAAACTGGTGCACGTTGCCGCAGATACGGAAGAGGTGTTTGAACAGCTGCTGCGCAATCTCAAGCGCCCCGCACCGCGTGAGAAGGTTCAGGGGCAGTTTGCCGACTGGCTTTCGCAGCGGCAGGGCGGAACAGCCGCCGCCGTGCACGCGCTACTTTCCCTGATACAGTGA